One region of Pan paniscus chromosome 5, NHGRI_mPanPan1-v2.0_pri, whole genome shotgun sequence genomic DNA includes:
- the SMIM28 gene encoding small integral membrane protein 28 has product MRGLLGSSWKKFGHAGRGTYEWLTSEPSLPLLETQLQGTQGVSSTQEDVEPFLCILLPATILLFLAFLLLFLYRRCKSPPPQGQVFSIDLPDHPPAGEVTDLLPGLAWSSEDFPYSPLPPEATFPSQCLPPSYEEATRNPPGEEAQGCSPSV; this is encoded by the exons ATGCGGGGACTGCTGGGCAGCAGCTGGAAGAAGTTTGGACATGCTGGCCGGGGGACATATGAGTGGTTAACCAGCGAGCCCAGCCTGCCTCTCCTGGAGACCCAGCTGCAG GGCACCCAGGGGGTGAGCTCCACCCAGGAGGATGTGGAGCCCTTCCTGTGCATCCTTCTGCCGGCCACCATCCTGCTCTTCCTGGCATTTCTGCTGTTGTTCCTGTACCGCCGCTGCAAGTCCCCGCCGCCCCAGGGGCAGGTGTTCAGCATTGACCTACCAGATCACCCACCTGCAGGAGAGGTGACAGACCTCCTGCCCGGCCTGGCCTGGAGCAGTGAGGACTTCCCCTACTCCCCACTGCCCCCGGAGGCCACTTTCCCCTCCCAGTGTTTACCGCCCTCCTACGAAGAGGCCACCAGAAATCCTCCTGGGGAGGAGGCCCAGGGATGCAGTCCTTCAGTATGA